From the Candidatus Aenigmatarchaeota archaeon genome, the window ATTCTGGTTACAATCACTCCAGTCACCTTCAAATTCTTCTTGAACTCCTCTGCCTGCCTTTTCGACTCCTGCCCAAGCTCCGCAGGGATTACAAGAAACTTCTCCTGTGGCGCGAATACTTTGTCAAGCTTCTTGATTTCGTCAATCATCTCTCCGTCCAGGGCGTCTCTCCCTGCGCTGTCAATAATTACAACGTGATCCTTGTATTTTTCAAGCTCTTTTTTGGCCACCTCGGGTTTTTTGCCGTTTATTATCGGCACATTTACCCTTTCGGCCACCTGAGCCAGCTGCTCGTATGCCGCGGGCCTTGAAAAGTCGCAGCCCACAACCACAACTTTCAGCCCCCTTGACTTGTAAAAGTAGGCAAGCTTTCCGGTTGTTGTGGTCTTTCCGGAGCCGAAAAGCCCAAGAAGCATAAGCCGGTGGGGCTCAAGCAATAAGTCAGGCCCTTTCTTTGCGCCGGACCCCTCGCCAAGGATGGAAACAAGCTCGTCATAGATAAGCTTTGTGACATATTCCCTCTTGGAAACGCCCGCCTCCGGCTTCTTTTTGGACTTCTGCCTTATCGCCTCAGACAGCTCGAAAACAATATCCACGTCAACGTCCGCCTGAAGGAGCGCTCTCTGGAGTTCCTTGATTATTTCCTCGACTTCCGAGTCTGAAAGGGCAACCATGGAGGAAATTTTCCCCATTATGCCCCGAAGCCGGTCTGAAAGCCCTTCTGCCATAACCATACCTAAATTTTATGAACCCTTAGCACAGGGTTTCAAGGTAGTCAAAAAGAGTCCTGTGAAGCGAGGTCGTAAAATACTGGGCCACTTCCGTCGGCTTTACCCACCTAAGTTCAGTAAATCCCTCTCCCACTTTAAGCCCGCCAAGAACAGGCCCTGCCGCCTCCACCGGCTCGCAAAGGTAGTAAATCGAAAGAATCTTTCGCTCCTCCGGGTAAGTCTTGGCAAAAATCACTTCCCGCACAACCACATCAAGCCCTGTTTTCTTCCTTATCTGCTCCCTCAGGGAATCCTCGAGGTCTGGTCCGTAGCCGGCCCTGCCGCCGGGAAACGTCCAGGTGAGCTTCTCAATGT encodes:
- the ffh gene encoding signal recognition particle protein, translating into MAEGLSDRLRGIMGKISSMVALSDSEVEEIIKELQRALLQADVDVDIVFELSEAIRQKSKKKPEAGVSKREYVTKLIYDELVSILGEGSGAKKGPDLLLEPHRLMLLGLFGSGKTTTTGKLAYFYKSRGLKVVVVGCDFSRPAAYEQLAQVAERVNVPIINGKKPEVAKKELEKYKDHVVIIDSAGRDALDGEMIDEIKKLDKVFAPQEKFLVIPAELGQESKRQAEEFKKNLKVTGVIVTRMDSTAKGGATLAACKVVGAKVKFLAVGEKPTDIETYVPERFVSRLLGFGDLQTLLEKFKGQEAQAEKLEKGEVDLNLFYDQINAMQKQGSIKKLMDMIPGMGGMKLPGEVFDVGEVKMKKWKYAIESMTPKERENPEIIKSSRVERISKGSGVSVQDINELLSNFRKMKKMMKQLTPGKMKSFRGMGDLGKLFGR
- a CDS encoding NUDIX domain-containing protein, with the protein product MDLSKLDKGVFLVNVQGIVYNPVSRKILIGRRAKDPYIEKLTWTFPGGRAGYGPDLEDSLREQIRKKTGLDVVVREVIFAKTYPEERKILSIYYLCEPVEAAGPVLGGLKVGEGFTELRWVKPTEVAQYFTTSLHRTLFDYLETLC